The nucleotide sequence TGGGGATGAATTGGGCGTGCTTCCCGAGCCCTTTCGCAGAGATGCGTTCGACGGCGTGAAGGCGGGATTCGATTATTCGATTGCTTCCGGTTGTTCGACGTTGTCGGCGGAACATCGAACATCCAACACCGAACGCGGAACGTCGAACCAACGGTCCTGGTTCGTGCCGCGCGCAACTCGTTCTTTCAAATGAGCGGTCAGGACTTCTTCGCCAGATTCAGCACCCACGCTTTCAGAGGCCCGAAGTTCTTGGCATCCAGAAAGCTCTCGCTCGATTCCCCGCGGAACGGCTCGAACTTCGCCGACAACCCGGCTTGTTCGATGTCCTTGTAGGCCGCGTTCGAGCACACGAGTTGGTTGGGCTGAGCCACAGACTGCAATCGCGACGCCAGGTTGATCGGGTTCCCGAAGAGCAGCAGACCAGGATAAACGTTGTCGCGCCGAATCACCATCACCGATCCCTTGGACAAGCCCAGACGCAGGCCTTTCGGCTCGATGATCAGATCGATGTGCGATTGCCAGTCCTCC is from Verrucomicrobiota bacterium and encodes:
- a CDS encoding adenylate/guanylate cyclase domain-containing protein — its product is MFADFCSFTSFTRATESTRLMESLLTSFYTQARKIIHRHGGMLYQIVGDSVVCVWGLRATKDNAVPSILETAAELVSMTAAVAEDWQSHIDLIIEPKGLRLGLSKGSVMVIRRDNVYPGLLLFGNPINLASRLQSVAQPNQLVCSNAAYKDIEQAGLSAKFEPFRGESSESFLDAKNFGPLKAWVLNLAKKS